From Haliaeetus albicilla chromosome 31, bHalAlb1.1, whole genome shotgun sequence, one genomic window encodes:
- the LOC138683165 gene encoding LOW QUALITY PROTEIN: la-related protein 7-like (The sequence of the model RefSeq protein was modified relative to this genomic sequence to represent the inferred CDS: inserted 2 bases in 1 codon; deleted 1 base in 1 codon), whose amino-acid sequence GSFCDASDVLGADLLDCSYSVPDRQLVRRVASQVEFRLSDENLAKDAFLLKHVQKNKMGFVSIKLLTSLKKVKYLTHDWWLTLYTLRFSELLEVNEEGTKVRRVSSTGFSVSWVPIPESLLSVPPSRLLLAWELLPLEQDMLLLLQKNFLKTITRMFSPFGTIASIRILWPGRKLPSDVQKYTSDFPELLSKHCALVEYKSLGSASALRSLEDLGHQSCPRGESIRVVRLCGKGSKKTARAKREVAEELMDQPGWKVQAVAATFPNGLGDSLLCSSPELNGAQALPPXKDPSAPSWPGSNFKPSNFSNAFTGLLLASKVFPPLGTGLGTGSCYGLCSSTESTRGCGWGSGVGAWAPWPSSPSPDAKPLAGNPPAATWVPEPLGLRDAVLCLPHCCPKSGVIHPVCKMPI is encoded by the exons gggagcttctgcgatgcgagcgatgttctgggggctgatctcttggactgcagctactctgtccctgaccggcagctggtcaggagggttgcgtcccaggtggaattccgCCTCTCTGatgagaacctggccaaggatgctttcctcctgaaacatgtccagaagaacaagatgggcttcgtcagcatcaaactgctgacgtccttgaagaag GTGAAATACCTGACGCATGACTGGTGGCTGACGCTTTACACCCTGCGgttctcagagctgctggaggtgaacGAGGAGGGCACCAAAGTGAGGCG agtttcttcgactggcttttcggtatcatgGGTCCCCATCCCCGAGTCCCTGCTGagtgtc ccccccagcagactgctgctggcctgggagctgctgcccctgGAGCAggacatgctgctgctgctccagaagaatttcctcaagaccatcacgagGATGTTCAGCCCCTTCGGCACCATCGCCTCCATCCGCATCCTGTGGCCGGGCCGCAAGCTGCCCTCGGATGTGCAGAAATACACGTCAGACTTCCCCGAGCTGCTGAGCAAGCACTGCGCACTGGTGGAGTACAAGAGCCTGGGGAGCGCTTCAGCCTTGAGGAGCCTTGAGGACCTCGGCCACCAGAGCTGTCCGCGTGGTGAGAGCATCAGGGTGGTCCGGCTCTGCGGGAAGGGCTCCAAGAAGACAGCCAGGGCCAAGAGGGAGGTGGCGGAGGAGCTGATGGACCAGCCGGGTTGGAAAGTGCAGGCGGTGGCCGCGACCTTCCCCAACGGCCTCGGggactccctgctctgcagctccccggagTTGAACGGTGCCCAGGCGCTGCCACC CAAGGACCCCTCGGCACCCTCCTGGCCTGGCAGCAACTTCAAGCCCAGCAATTTCAGCAATGCCTTCACTGGATTGCTCCTCGCCAGCAAAGTCTTCCCTCCGCTCGGGACAGGCttgggcacaggcagctgctacggcctctgctccagcactgagaGCACTCGTGGCTGCggctgggggagtggggtgggtgcctgggcaccctggcccagcagcccctctccagaTGCCAAACCTCTTGCCGGCAATCCTCCGGCAGCGACGTGGGTGCCTGAGCCCCTCGGCCTGCGGGATGCGGTGCTTTGCCTGCCCCACTGTTGTCCCAAAAGTGGGGTCATTCACCCGGTGTGCAAAATGCCAatataa